One region of Metallosphaera sedula DSM 5348 genomic DNA includes:
- a CDS encoding ABC transporter ATP-binding protein — MEVIKLENVSKIYGTKVKVTALKDINLSIEEGEFVAIVGPSGSGKTTMLTIMGTLARPTTGKVYIYGHDTTSLNDDELSKIRNTYIGFVFQNYNLIDRMTALENVELPLVARNLPKKERREIALDILSKLGLGELAYKKPTELSGGQQQRVSIARALAQSPKIILADEPTANLDSKSGEAVLKTFQQANREFKTTVVIITHDPDVAAIAGRKVHIRDGQIEKIE; from the coding sequence ATGGAAGTTATAAAGCTTGAGAACGTGAGCAAAATTTATGGAACCAAGGTTAAGGTTACAGCACTCAAGGACATTAACCTTAGCATAGAAGAAGGTGAGTTTGTAGCAATAGTTGGGCCTTCTGGAAGTGGGAAAACTACCATGCTTACGATTATGGGCACCTTAGCTAGACCAACTACAGGTAAAGTCTATATTTATGGTCATGACACGACATCACTAAACGATGACGAACTTTCAAAGATAAGGAACACATACATTGGGTTTGTATTTCAGAATTATAACTTAATTGATAGGATGACTGCTCTGGAGAACGTTGAGTTGCCCCTGGTAGCCCGTAATTTACCGAAAAAAGAGAGGAGAGAGATAGCACTAGACATACTTTCCAAGCTAGGTCTAGGGGAACTGGCTTACAAGAAACCCACAGAACTTTCTGGTGGACAACAACAGAGAGTATCCATAGCTAGGGCCTTGGCGCAAAGCCCAAAGATAATTCTTGCCGACGAACCAACAGCGAACCTCGATAGTAAGAGCGGTGAGGCGGTGTTAAAGACCTTTCAGCAGGCAAATAGGGAGTTCAAGACCACTGTTGTTATCATCACACATGATCCAGACGTGGCTGCCATAGCAGGGAGAAAGGTACACATTAGAGATGGTCAAATAGAGAAGATAGAGTGA
- a CDS encoding AbrB/MazE/SpoVT family DNA-binding domain-containing protein: protein MVLTKVHKKGIVVIPKEMRELHNIREGDEVMIYSDEFGVHILPKKTPEELFGMDKGLGLEELAKEQIKEREEERAKVHS, encoded by the coding sequence ATGGTACTCACGAAAGTCCATAAGAAGGGGATAGTGGTGATTCCCAAGGAAATGAGGGAACTCCACAACATAAGGGAAGGTGACGAGGTTATGATCTACAGTGACGAATTCGGCGTGCATATCCTTCCCAAGAAAACTCCTGAGGAGCTCTTTGGAATGGACAAGGGACTGGGTTTGGAGGAGCTAGCTAAGGAGCAAATTAAGGAAAGGGAAGAGGAACGTGCAAAGGTACATTCTTGA
- a CDS encoding YidH family protein produces MVSPSDHMANERTFLAWVRTGIALIGFGFVIAKFALFLQILKGVKGVGQSVLFGEVMIVLGAAVIVYGLLIYHLTERDLENNTYRSRHVLNSVFAAVVLIVAVSLALLVI; encoded by the coding sequence ATGGTTTCTCCATCGGATCATATGGCAAACGAGAGAACGTTTTTGGCCTGGGTAAGAACGGGAATTGCTCTTATAGGATTCGGGTTTGTGATAGCCAAATTCGCTCTCTTCCTCCAGATTCTGAAAGGCGTAAAGGGAGTGGGGCAGTCGGTGTTGTTCGGAGAAGTAATGATTGTTCTCGGAGCGGCAGTAATAGTGTATGGACTACTAATATATCATCTCACGGAAAGGGACTTGGAAAACAACACGTACAGATCGAGGCACGTTCTCAACTCAGTCTTCGCGGCAGTGGTACTCATAGTCGCAGTAAGCCTAGCACTTCTTGTGATATAG
- a CDS encoding CoB--CoM heterodisulfide reductase iron-sulfur subunit B family protein yields MTEIANPYGKVALYPGCALDGLGKSYDVSLQLVARDLGINYEKIEDYNCCGALEVKNVNTMAGLLLPARNLSLARQMGANAVMSACPGCHYSLSRTQYFMTRYPKLREKVNSYLEKMGEKQYDMQLLMIHAVEFIYNTVGPEGVKARVKRPLQGLKVAPYYGCLYSRPKAYTLTGYMKMKDDPERPVFMDELLRALGAEVVPFESKTMCCGGPHVYSDVTTSLHLEARILKDAKRNGAELLITDCPLGHVAIETNMNKIAEKYGEDLRMPLVYFTQLLAFAFGHSPDEALLTANLSNPMSVLKRYL; encoded by the coding sequence ATGACCGAGATAGCTAACCCTTACGGTAAAGTAGCACTGTATCCAGGCTGTGCCCTTGACGGGTTAGGAAAGTCTTACGACGTATCACTACAGCTGGTAGCGAGGGATCTTGGAATTAACTATGAGAAGATTGAGGACTACAACTGCTGTGGAGCTCTAGAGGTTAAGAACGTAAATACCATGGCAGGACTATTACTTCCTGCCAGAAATCTATCCCTAGCAAGGCAGATGGGAGCCAACGCTGTCATGTCAGCCTGCCCAGGATGTCACTACTCCCTATCAAGGACCCAGTATTTCATGACCAGGTATCCTAAGCTCAGGGAGAAGGTCAACTCCTATCTAGAGAAGATGGGTGAGAAGCAGTACGACATGCAATTGCTCATGATCCACGCAGTGGAGTTCATTTACAACACCGTGGGACCAGAAGGTGTGAAGGCTAGAGTTAAGAGACCATTGCAAGGACTCAAGGTAGCTCCATACTACGGCTGTCTATATTCGAGGCCAAAGGCCTACACTCTCACTGGATATATGAAGATGAAGGATGATCCGGAGAGACCAGTCTTCATGGATGAGTTGCTTAGGGCTCTCGGCGCTGAGGTAGTTCCATTCGAGTCCAAGACAATGTGTTGCGGAGGACCCCACGTTTACTCCGACGTTACCACTTCACTGCATCTCGAGGCCAGAATACTGAAGGATGCTAAGAGGAATGGCGCAGAACTCCTAATAACCGATTGCCCGTTGGGACACGTGGCCATAGAGACCAACATGAACAAAATAGCTGAGAAGTACGGTGAGGACTTGAGAATGCCACTGGTTTACTTCACCCAGTTGTTAGCCTTCGCCTTCGGCCATAGCCCAGACGAGGCCTTACTAACTGCTAATCTCTCGAACCCCATGTCTGTCCTTAAGAGATATCTCTAA
- a CDS encoding sodium:calcium antiporter — MLLSTLIVDLVIVLALMSLSAELLAKGVEELEEVMGQGLAGGVVLGTLTALPETLIVITAVLENKGEVALGSAVGGNVVLFTLGVGLVAMLYQWKWGRPLTMKGDYGHELTIMGITSAVLVIPLLLGNLNPLISVALFSIYAYYVISRIRKGSRGKINIKSMIQVIVGGSIVVVLSPYFVNIISELALYSGISQAWISLALTPIVAELEEGISSIRLALKYPAGGSTAVVSYFGSKIQNATLLLGLVGLDFVNVRGPFLLLALISNLIGIAIVKDGKLTFTEGLLLSVIYFAMLYVAFIFQFSSI, encoded by the coding sequence ATGTTACTATCCACTTTGATAGTAGACCTCGTAATAGTTCTAGCTCTAATGTCCCTATCAGCTGAACTCCTAGCAAAGGGTGTGGAGGAACTAGAAGAAGTAATGGGTCAAGGCCTTGCAGGTGGAGTGGTACTGGGAACCCTTACGGCGCTTCCTGAAACCCTGATTGTCATAACGGCGGTATTGGAAAATAAGGGTGAAGTGGCCCTTGGATCAGCCGTTGGCGGTAACGTAGTTCTATTTACGTTAGGCGTTGGCCTGGTTGCCATGCTCTATCAATGGAAGTGGGGTAGGCCATTAACCATGAAGGGCGATTATGGACACGAACTCACGATCATGGGCATTACCTCCGCTGTCTTGGTTATACCCCTACTACTGGGTAACCTAAATCCCCTGATTTCAGTGGCACTTTTTTCCATTTATGCCTACTATGTCATTTCAAGGATAAGGAAGGGATCAAGGGGAAAGATCAACATCAAGAGCATGATTCAGGTAATAGTTGGAGGATCCATTGTGGTGGTACTCTCACCCTATTTCGTTAACATTATCTCAGAGCTTGCTCTCTACAGCGGGATCTCTCAAGCCTGGATATCCCTCGCACTCACCCCAATAGTGGCTGAGCTGGAAGAGGGAATTTCCTCCATAAGGTTGGCTCTAAAGTATCCTGCTGGCGGTTCCACAGCCGTGGTAAGTTACTTTGGTAGCAAAATACAGAACGCTACTCTTCTCCTGGGACTAGTTGGATTAGATTTTGTTAACGTGAGGGGACCGTTTCTACTGTTAGCCCTGATCTCAAACCTGATCGGAATAGCAATAGTGAAGGACGGGAAATTGACCTTCACCGAGGGGTTATTGTTGTCGGTTATATATTTTGCAATGTTGTACGTAGCTTTCATCTTTCAATTTTCCTCGATTTAG
- a CDS encoding type II toxin-antitoxin system VapC family toxin has translation MQRYILDANIIFQFFSGSPSVRKYFLSSDEKVINLVNLSEFAYHYSRKFGIKASGVRLNYLLTFVKPVNVDRELAEIAYKARVRYNLSLGDSFLVATAHKMGGIIVTSDHEVAERVSGDYKVDFVPLS, from the coding sequence GTGCAAAGGTACATTCTTGACGCTAACATCATTTTTCAGTTCTTTTCAGGTTCCCCATCGGTCAGGAAGTACTTCCTTAGCTCAGACGAGAAGGTCATAAATCTAGTTAACCTCTCAGAGTTCGCTTATCACTACTCAAGGAAATTCGGGATAAAGGCGTCGGGTGTCAGGTTAAATTATCTCTTAACATTTGTTAAACCGGTGAACGTGGATCGCGAGTTGGCTGAAATAGCATATAAGGCAAGGGTGAGGTACAACCTGTCCTTAGGGGATTCCTTCCTTGTGGCCACAGCCCACAAGATGGGTGGGATTATTGTAACGTCAGATCACGAGGTAGCCGAAAGGGTATCAGGAGACTATAAGGTAGACTTTGTACCTCTTTCCTAG
- a CDS encoding nucleotidyltransferase domain-containing protein encodes MERILEERRKQREEVLNQVREFAEELRRNLGKVTVVLYGSYARGDFNLWSDVDVLLVSERFDGIRFLDRYELFKAREGFEVKPYTPQEFSKMRNKIGWREALKDKVIIADDYSLFT; translated from the coding sequence CTGGAGAGGATCTTAGAGGAAAGGAGAAAACAGAGGGAGGAAGTTCTCAATCAGGTTAGGGAATTTGCCGAAGAACTGAGAAGAAATCTAGGTAAGGTTACAGTCGTGCTTTATGGTAGTTACGCTAGGGGAGATTTCAATCTCTGGAGCGACGTGGACGTTCTCCTGGTCTCGGAAAGGTTTGATGGGATACGTTTTCTAGATAGATATGAGCTGTTCAAGGCGAGGGAAGGATTTGAGGTGAAGCCATACACTCCTCAGGAATTTTCGAAAATGAGGAACAAGATTGGATGGAGGGAGGCCCTTAAGGACAAGGTTATCATTGCCGATGACTACTCGCTTTTCACATGA
- a CDS encoding CoB--CoM heterodisulfide reductase iron-sulfur subunit A family protein produces MAGERVLVIGSGPAGLSATKELRNLGVDVVLVERESYLGGTPKKLKYSLLFPELRPASEVLDPLIKGVESSGVKTYMESIVEGVKDEGKGFTVSIKDKSGKITNEKVNAIIAASGFEHFDSRRKYEYGYGIIPNIYQISDIERMLSENKLVTTKGVPPKRVAILLCVGSRDATVGNTYCSRVCCAVSTKQAMEIKERVPDAVVHIYYMDIRTYGLMEDKLYWKSQLEYRVGYIRGRISEFMRGPNDTVIIKGEDTMNLNRALVVPYDMVILANGMELGLGSKQVAKALGLELEEHGFVKPIDPDRLPVQSTRKGIFLAGAITGPKTISDSITEGYAAAMKAYEYVTKGVWDESDFAKKRVEVAHH; encoded by the coding sequence TTGGCAGGAGAAAGGGTTCTTGTAATAGGGTCAGGCCCAGCCGGTCTCTCGGCAACTAAGGAGCTTAGAAACCTTGGCGTAGATGTTGTCTTAGTTGAAAGGGAATCATATCTGGGAGGGACTCCCAAGAAGCTAAAGTACAGTTTACTTTTCCCAGAACTTAGGCCAGCCTCAGAGGTATTAGACCCCCTGATAAAGGGCGTTGAGTCCAGTGGAGTAAAAACTTACATGGAGAGCATAGTTGAGGGAGTTAAGGATGAGGGAAAAGGCTTTACCGTCTCCATTAAAGATAAATCGGGAAAAATAACTAATGAGAAAGTAAACGCAATAATTGCAGCCTCTGGTTTCGAGCACTTCGATTCCAGGAGAAAGTACGAGTATGGTTACGGTATAATTCCCAACATCTACCAGATCTCCGATATTGAGAGAATGCTGTCTGAGAACAAGCTCGTGACAACTAAGGGTGTGCCACCCAAGAGGGTAGCTATTCTTCTGTGCGTAGGATCTAGGGACGCTACTGTAGGCAACACCTACTGCTCTAGGGTCTGCTGTGCAGTGTCCACGAAGCAGGCCATGGAGATAAAGGAGAGAGTACCAGATGCGGTGGTTCACATTTACTACATGGATATCAGGACGTATGGTCTCATGGAAGACAAGTTGTACTGGAAGTCTCAGCTGGAGTACAGGGTTGGTTACATAAGAGGCAGGATATCTGAGTTCATGAGGGGACCAAATGACACAGTGATAATCAAGGGTGAGGACACAATGAACCTGAATAGGGCTCTCGTGGTTCCATATGACATGGTGATCCTGGCAAACGGTATGGAGCTAGGGCTAGGCTCAAAGCAGGTAGCTAAGGCCCTAGGCCTTGAGCTAGAGGAGCACGGGTTCGTGAAGCCCATCGACCCAGACAGGTTACCAGTACAGTCCACCAGGAAGGGAATATTCCTGGCAGGTGCCATAACAGGTCCCAAGACCATCTCAGACTCCATTACTGAGGGATATGCAGCTGCCATGAAGGCCTATGAGTACGTAACAAAGGGCGTATGGGACGAGTCGGACTTCGCGAAGAAGAGGGTCGAGGTGGCCCATCATTAG
- a CDS encoding CoB--CoM heterodisulfide reductase iron-sulfur subunit B family protein yields the protein MDKKMEEELKEAFPMADNVDWNEVYQRIIYRYSTPHGLQHVKEELYKLEDKGEIIVHHIKPYNNPVKMQTLNGTPKVIPTTKLWQHKSCGQCGHIPGYPTSVFWMMNKMEIDYMDEPHQTSCTGWNYHASGASNPVALAGVYVRNMWRAYEIDYFPLIHCGTSFGHYKEIRNMLVLHKEIRDKLRPIMRKMDMDIVIPEEVVHYSEWLYTMSKKAAQQKKYDLSGIRAAVHTPCHVYKLVPEDTIYDPEVFQGRRPAAPSGTAQNFGAKLVDYSTWWDCCGFGFRHILTEREFSRSFALFKKVIPAVEEGKADIFVTSDTGCVTTLDKSQWAGKAHGFNYNLPVLADAQFAAIAMGADPYTIAQVHWHATDVEGFMRKIGVNVDDYKEKFIQYLADLREGKAEPEYLYKPHRKIDFYLSVPERVKWYKGDKAQVPNTSK from the coding sequence ATGGATAAGAAAATGGAGGAAGAGCTCAAGGAAGCCTTCCCCATGGCTGACAACGTCGACTGGAACGAGGTATATCAGAGGATTATATACAGGTACAGCACCCCTCACGGCCTACAACACGTAAAGGAAGAGCTTTACAAGCTAGAGGACAAGGGCGAAATAATAGTACATCACATAAAGCCCTATAACAACCCCGTGAAGATGCAGACCCTCAACGGCACCCCTAAGGTCATTCCAACCACCAAGCTATGGCAACACAAGAGCTGTGGTCAGTGTGGTCACATCCCAGGTTATCCAACTTCTGTGTTCTGGATGATGAATAAGATGGAAATAGACTACATGGACGAGCCACACCAAACCTCATGTACTGGATGGAACTATCACGCTTCCGGTGCTTCCAACCCAGTAGCGCTGGCTGGAGTCTATGTTAGGAACATGTGGAGGGCTTACGAAATAGATTACTTCCCACTCATTCACTGTGGAACTTCATTCGGTCACTATAAGGAGATCAGGAACATGCTAGTCCTTCACAAGGAGATCAGGGACAAGTTAAGGCCCATAATGAGGAAAATGGACATGGACATAGTGATTCCAGAGGAGGTAGTTCACTACTCAGAATGGTTATACACCATGAGCAAGAAGGCAGCCCAGCAGAAGAAGTATGACCTTAGCGGTATAAGGGCTGCAGTTCACACTCCATGCCACGTTTACAAGTTGGTGCCCGAGGACACAATATATGACCCCGAGGTATTCCAGGGTAGGAGGCCGGCAGCTCCCAGCGGTACTGCCCAGAACTTTGGTGCCAAGCTAGTCGATTACTCCACATGGTGGGACTGCTGCGGCTTCGGTTTCAGGCACATCCTGACAGAGAGGGAGTTCTCGAGAAGCTTTGCGTTATTCAAGAAGGTTATTCCTGCAGTTGAGGAAGGAAAGGCTGACATATTCGTGACCTCAGACACTGGATGTGTGACAACCCTAGACAAGAGCCAGTGGGCGGGAAAGGCTCACGGTTTCAACTATAACCTACCAGTATTGGCAGATGCTCAGTTCGCGGCAATTGCAATGGGCGCTGATCCCTACACAATTGCCCAAGTTCACTGGCATGCCACTGACGTAGAAGGATTCATGAGGAAGATAGGTGTGAACGTGGACGATTACAAGGAGAAGTTCATTCAGTACTTAGCCGATCTAAGAGAAGGTAAAGCCGAGCCCGAGTATCTCTACAAGCCCCACAGGAAGATTGACTTCTATCTCTCAGTCCCAGAGAGGGTCAAGTGGTACAAGGGCGATAAGGCCCAGGTGCCAAACACTTCTAAGTAA
- a CDS encoding DMT family transporter, producing MNKYYFILILGGITFGTAAIFIKLSGMSPGMIAFTRFFIAGLILSRGRLHLRRILSQWKVGLLLSAHMILFIFSVYYTTIIDSTVLVSTSPLFSLALAPLVGIPTTKKEIITGAVAFMGVILMNFPVNQGYLLGNVMAIISALTIALYTILLSKTKNEDPLLLTSYIYLMSSVFSFPIALVEGPGRVDLVSILSLLGLIALPTLVGHTSVIYASGHVKPQHIEVIGLLEPVVATLLALPIFNQVPTPLEIVGGGMIVLSVSILTWRR from the coding sequence TTGAACAAGTACTACTTTATCCTTATCTTGGGCGGAATAACCTTCGGTACTGCTGCAATATTCATAAAACTTTCAGGAATGTCGCCGGGAATGATTGCCTTCACCAGATTCTTCATTGCCGGTCTCATATTATCAAGGGGGAGGCTACACCTTAGGAGGATCCTTTCGCAATGGAAGGTCGGCCTCCTCCTATCAGCTCACATGATACTTTTCATTTTTAGCGTCTATTACACTACAATCATCGATTCCACGGTCTTGGTTTCAACGTCTCCTCTTTTCTCGTTAGCCCTTGCTCCATTGGTTGGGATACCCACTACCAAGAAGGAAATCATAACGGGGGCTGTGGCATTCATGGGGGTTATTCTGATGAATTTCCCAGTAAATCAGGGTTATCTACTGGGAAATGTGATGGCAATAATCTCCGCCCTAACCATTGCTCTTTACACTATTCTACTATCTAAAACCAAGAACGAGGATCCGCTACTCCTAACCTCCTACATTTACCTTATGTCGAGCGTGTTCAGCTTTCCAATAGCCCTAGTTGAGGGACCAGGAAGGGTGGACCTGGTTTCAATTCTTTCACTTCTAGGGCTCATAGCCTTACCAACGCTTGTGGGACATACCTCAGTGATATACGCCTCAGGACACGTTAAACCTCAGCATATCGAGGTAATTGGACTTCTGGAGCCGGTCGTTGCGACACTTCTGGCATTGCCAATATTTAATCAAGTCCCCACTCCTCTTGAGATAGTGGGGGGAGGGATGATCGTACTCTCTGTCTCCATCCTGACTTGGAGGAGATAG
- a CDS encoding ammonium transporter, whose translation MALGNLATYPPAAVPQWLSLGSNSWILTATTLVMIQSVPALALFYAGMTRRRFSMNTVMMVLYSFASTFLVWTILGYSLSFYSSSIHVGGLNFLGLPLPIWNLPMFGETVYGPAGTQLNIPFLTFVMFQFAFAAITPGLMVGAIVERTNFKAWMLFSPIWIILVYAPVAYWLFAGGWLNQLGAVDYSGGYVIHMTAGYSALALAMAIGQRLPHERKIEAHNLLLTALGFGLDWMGWNGFNGGDAGGATIDAAIAVFNTNLAAAAAAITWMAIDMKVFGKSSFTGLANGAFAGLVAITPMAGMVNPSEALVTGVVTAPVVWLGLYKLLPRLRVDDALGVFPVHGIGGTVGGLLTGLMIDPAVSQYFLPGYRGALFGDWHQFLVQALAVVVVGIYSFMVSFGLAKLVGRITQLRLSRDEILQGDYAVHGETAYPELVKEKVQMRKVEKTNQKITEEK comes from the coding sequence ATGGCGTTGGGAAACCTAGCGACGTATCCCCCAGCGGCGGTACCCCAATGGTTGAGTTTGGGGTCTAACTCATGGATACTAACTGCTACAACTCTAGTCATGATACAATCGGTTCCAGCGTTAGCCCTGTTCTACGCTGGCATGACCAGAAGAAGATTTTCCATGAACACGGTGATGATGGTTCTGTACTCCTTTGCCTCCACTTTCCTTGTGTGGACCATTCTGGGTTACTCGCTCAGTTTCTACTCGTCCTCCATACACGTGGGCGGACTAAATTTCCTGGGGTTGCCTCTCCCAATCTGGAATTTGCCCATGTTTGGGGAAACGGTATACGGGCCTGCAGGGACTCAGCTCAACATTCCCTTCCTCACATTCGTTATGTTTCAGTTTGCCTTCGCTGCCATAACCCCTGGACTTATGGTAGGGGCGATTGTGGAGAGAACTAACTTCAAGGCGTGGATGCTGTTCTCTCCCATCTGGATTATCCTGGTGTATGCGCCCGTTGCCTACTGGCTTTTTGCCGGTGGTTGGTTAAATCAGCTGGGAGCAGTGGACTACTCTGGCGGGTACGTGATCCACATGACAGCAGGTTACTCTGCTTTAGCCTTAGCCATGGCAATAGGGCAAAGGCTACCGCACGAAAGAAAGATCGAAGCTCACAACCTTCTCTTGACTGCCCTAGGTTTCGGACTTGACTGGATGGGGTGGAACGGGTTTAACGGTGGAGACGCCGGAGGGGCTACCATAGATGCGGCCATAGCAGTGTTCAACACCAACTTAGCTGCAGCTGCCGCAGCGATAACCTGGATGGCAATAGATATGAAGGTGTTTGGGAAATCATCCTTCACCGGTCTAGCCAATGGGGCCTTCGCAGGTTTAGTGGCAATAACTCCCATGGCAGGAATGGTCAATCCCAGCGAGGCATTGGTAACTGGGGTAGTCACGGCACCAGTGGTCTGGTTGGGCCTGTACAAGTTACTGCCTAGGCTCAGGGTAGATGATGCGTTAGGTGTGTTTCCTGTTCACGGTATTGGTGGGACTGTAGGAGGTTTGCTAACTGGTCTCATGATAGATCCTGCGGTATCTCAGTACTTCCTTCCTGGATACAGGGGTGCCCTATTTGGAGACTGGCATCAGTTTCTGGTTCAGGCATTGGCGGTTGTGGTGGTTGGGATTTACTCCTTCATGGTGAGCTTTGGCCTAGCTAAATTGGTAGGAAGGATAACTCAGTTGAGGTTGAGCAGAGACGAGATATTGCAAGGAGATTACGCTGTTCATGGAGAGACTGCCTATCCCGAGCTCGTGAAAGAAAAAGTGCAGATGAGGAAAGTCGAGAAAACCAACCAGAAGATCACAGAAGAGAAATGA
- a CDS encoding 4Fe-4S dicluster domain-containing protein, which translates to MPIPNLEKPIIKGLIQKDKVIVDGVELDGTWNAFMIERTQTGYDQSVWDEIANTVEGATISLCWQCGTCTSGCTMREYDPNYSPRRFIDLARKGDKQSLIELQDSIWRCVSCQKCTHRCPKGVLVEEVVHSIHNYLLKHGLVKTDPGTIFDELFLDTVMKNGGRISELLLGGASAKAGFVTMSLRDLLTMMGPLLKSGLIKDLMKPSRVKEWDRIKPVLEEAMKEEVTPE; encoded by the coding sequence TTGCCCATACCTAATTTAGAAAAACCCATTATAAAGGGTTTAATTCAAAAAGATAAGGTAATAGTAGATGGAGTAGAGTTAGACGGCACATGGAATGCCTTCATGATAGAGAGAACCCAGACTGGCTACGATCAGTCTGTGTGGGACGAGATTGCCAACACAGTTGAGGGCGCCACAATAAGCCTCTGCTGGCAATGTGGAACCTGTACCTCCGGTTGTACCATGAGGGAGTACGATCCAAACTACAGCCCTAGAAGATTTATCGACTTAGCCAGGAAGGGAGATAAGCAGTCATTAATAGAGTTACAGGACAGTATCTGGAGATGTGTGTCTTGTCAGAAATGCACCCATAGATGCCCCAAGGGAGTGTTAGTGGAGGAAGTTGTACACAGTATTCACAACTACTTGCTGAAGCATGGACTCGTGAAGACAGATCCAGGCACCATTTTCGATGAACTCTTCTTGGATACAGTAATGAAGAACGGAGGGAGGATAAGCGAACTTCTGCTAGGAGGGGCCTCAGCCAAGGCTGGGTTTGTTACCATGAGCCTAAGGGATTTGCTCACCATGATGGGACCACTGCTTAAATCAGGGTTAATAAAGGACCTCATGAAGCCCAGTAGGGTTAAGGAGTGGGACAGGATAAAGCCTGTCCTTGAGGAGGCCATGAAGGAGGAGGTGACCCCAGAATGA
- a CDS encoding tetratricopeptide repeat protein yields MDISNLLQSGNLNLALLKLREMVEQNPSKENYQLLGRVLLELGRDEEAIDAFIKGEDYVSASRLLALKDPDTTLDLLRDKQSKEAKIIRAMLLLRKERYDEALREIENVEDKDALLLKVKGISEYFTGRFYEALRDLSRAISYYPLDADLFYFRALTRISLGDEQNAEKDLDIAINLNPYYAEAYLNKGILTEKKGDIQGAIKLYTKSIDLKPNYKEAYIRRSKAYHQLGREEEAKSDLAKSEKLD; encoded by the coding sequence ATGGATATATCAAATCTGTTACAGTCGGGTAACCTGAATCTGGCCCTGTTAAAACTAAGAGAAATGGTAGAACAAAATCCCTCCAAGGAGAACTATCAACTCCTTGGTAGAGTCCTCCTCGAACTAGGAAGAGACGAGGAGGCAATTGATGCCTTCATTAAGGGAGAAGACTACGTTAGCGCTTCCAGATTGTTAGCGCTCAAGGATCCAGATACAACCCTGGACCTTCTAAGGGATAAGCAGAGTAAGGAAGCTAAGATAATTCGTGCCATGTTACTTCTCAGGAAGGAAAGATACGACGAGGCTCTTAGGGAGATAGAAAACGTAGAGGACAAGGATGCCCTTCTCCTAAAGGTGAAGGGAATTTCCGAGTACTTTACCGGAAGATTTTATGAGGCACTAAGGGACCTTAGTAGAGCCATCTCGTATTATCCCTTGGATGCGGATCTATTCTATTTCAGAGCCCTCACCAGGATATCGCTAGGGGATGAACAAAACGCTGAGAAGGATCTGGACATTGCCATAAACCTTAATCCCTATTACGCTGAGGCCTACTTAAACAAGGGAATCCTCACGGAGAAGAAGGGAGACATTCAAGGGGCCATCAAGCTCTATACCAAGAGCATAGACCTAAAGCCAAACTACAAGGAGGCCTACATTAGAAGATCCAAGGCCTATCACCAACTTGGGAGGGAGGAGGAGGCAAAATCCGATCTCGCGAAATCGGAGAAGCTAGACTAG